GATGGGATTCCGCATAGGTCACCGGAGGAAGCAGCAGAACCCGTCCTGCCAGCTGCTCTTCAATATGATTGATCACTCCCGAAAGCCAGGTTGCCTGTAAGGCACTTTCCCGGGTGCTTGGCCCAAGCTTGACCTTAAAAAGAGGGACCAGGGCCGTATCGATATAGGCCTTGTTTTCAATATAGTCATCAATGGTTAAACGATCCCATTTCATACTTTCACCACCTGTGCAATAAATAAGACCCGATCAGGTGACCGGGCAACTTATCTTTCAATTATACTCTATTCTACACTATTCTTCATGCTCACTAACTAATTTCATCCATTGTTCACTTAATTGTAAAAAACGGTTCTTATCTTGCTGGTCCAAAGCTTCATCTATTTGCCTATACAATTGCTGCTTTTTATATTGATACATGGCTTCGTCCAATATCATCTCCGCAAACAGGGCATACAATCCATTAGAGGGAAGTTTTTGTTTTTTCATCAGACCGTCCTCCCTCACCGCGGCATACTCAGGAGAAGTTTTGGCCGCTTTAAAGTTTAATTTGATTTGTATGGTTTGATGAGGATGTTGCCTCAAGTCATGAAACGCTTTTTCAACATCGGTTGTTAACAACTTCCCTTTTTGAAATTGGAATGAGACACCGTCTAAACACGTGGTAGACATGATAATCGAACGTTCCGTTACATCAATTTCATCTACAAACCGAACCCGCCCTAACAGCTTGTCGTCAGACATCATGTAAGTCAACAGCCAAGCGCCTTCCCGCTTTTGCAGCTCATAGGTTTGAAGAAACCATTCCAAAAAACGTTTCTTTTCTGCATTGGTGATCAACGGCTTCATGTCTACCCCTCCTTCTTGTTTATACTATACATATTCGCTTTCACAAAAAAATTCCCTGCTGAAGAGCGGGAATTTTTTTAAATCTTCACTTTATTTTCACATAGTAGCGACCAGCTGACTCATCTGCCAGCAACATCACCAGCCCCAGGTGAGACATCATGCCCAGTATGCGCTCCTGGATCAGTGTGCTCACATCGTCAAAATAATAAGCTTTAAGCCACGGTGAAAGGAGGCTGGCCAGTTTGTCTGCTCTTATCCACTGACCATTTAAACCCGATGTGAGCAGTTCAAACAGAAATGGGAGAGAAGGAATAGGTTTCTGGTAAAGGATGAGCCAATAGCGGGTTAATTGCTCTATTAGCTGAGCCTGATTGGACGGGGCAGCCACAATGTGTTCTCCCTTCGGAGTAAGGGACAAACAGTGCTCCCCCTCCATAATCCATCCCTGGGCATAACAAAAGTCATAGATCAAAGCAAAACGGTTGGGGTATGCGGGGAAGCGCCGGCCGTAGCCAAACCGCCAGCGCTGTTTGCCCAGTGGATCCTCGGGTACGGCAAAAGAGTTGAGCAACCGTTGTTGGAAGCGTCTGTGAATCACACCTGTTTTGGTTAAAGGAACCGGGTCAGCCGCCACAAAACGCAGAAAACAGAACAGGTCTCCAACAATTGCCTGCCGCTCGTCTCGTAACTTAAACTGGTCTTGCTCCTGTAGTTCTTCATCTGGCACAGGCTGAACCAGATGAAGAAACCGGTTTTTCAGCACTTGACGCAACAGGTGATGGATATCAAGCGGGATTTCGATTTGCTTGTGGCAGGGATCTGGAATGATAAACAGCCAGCCCCGTTTAATAAGCTGGGTCAACCATTGCTCAGGTTCAGCTTCGATCCCGGTAACAGATTGAACAAAGCGGCCTTTGGCCATGAGTTCTTCAATAGAATACGTCCGCTTAGGCTGAAAGATGAGAAATTGCACAAAGGGAAGGAGGTTATCCCCCAGTTCCTGTAATGCTGCTTGGCAGGCCTGTTTATTAAGCAGCTGAAAGTGAATAGACTGAACCAATTCTAATTTTGAGTGACGGTTACACTCACAACGGTAAAATGAAGCCAGACGGTTTAATTGGCCAATATCCTGCTGGAGCAAACAATCTATTAATTTCATCGTCTCAACCCTCACATACCTGTTGCTCTATGTTCTGCTACATCGAGTCTCTAGTTGATGTGTTAAAGATAGTATGAGAGCACACTGAGCAAATTATACTCCTCCTTCCACCTTCAACTATTTCATATCTTGCTCATAACGCTCTATCATGTCCATGATCTCCCACTGGTCAGGTTGAAGCACTAAGGATTTCTTCCACAACCGAACCGCTTCTGTCAATTGGCCTTCGTCCCGGAGCAAATAAGCCAGCCTGTTCAATACATTGACGTCATCAGGAACAAGCGTTAGCGCTTGCCGGTAGCTATCCCGAGCTTCATGCCATTCTTCCAATTCCTCATACAGCCGCCCCTGCTCAATCCACAAGTCCGGCCGTTCGGGGCTGATGTCAAGCAGCTGCCGGAGATAAGCCAGGCATTGTCTGAGATCCCCTGTTTCCTGACTAAGCTGGATCAATGCTTCCAGTACTTGGGCATGTCCAGGTTCCAGCTCCAAGGCATAGCGCAGCGCGTTTTCAGCCTCTTCATATTTTTTCTGTTTGAGCAGGACCTCTCCATGCAGGTAAAAAAGTTGGGGGTTTGTTTCATCATACCGTAGTCCCTGTTCAATCGTCGCCAATGCCTGGCCAATATCATTCAGTTTTAAGTAGGACTGGGCCAGGTAAACATATGCTGATGCGTAATAGGGATCTATGTCTAACAGGTCGCGGAAATAATTTACCGCCCTTTCCCACTCCTTCAGCCGGAAAGCAACAAACCCGGCTCCAAACAGCACATCTGGCGTTCTGTGCTGCTTTAAGGCCAGTTCATAATGAGTGAGGGCTTCTTCCAGCTGACCGAGATGGGCATAACAGTCGGCCAATTTGGCCAAGGGCGTGTGCGTACCTTTTTGAAAGTTGAGTAGGGCCAAAGCATATTCTTCCTGTTCATAATAGATTTCCCCTAATGCTTGGTACAATACTTTTTCTTCCGGATAAACGCTCTGCGCCTGTCTGATTTTATGTTCAGCCACTTCAGTCAGCCCTTGCCTTAAACTGATTTCTGCAGAAAGAAGTACGGCCCGTAAATAGTTATCATCCTCTGCCGGCACCTCTCTTAAATGGGAGAGGGCTTCATCCTCTTGCCCGTCCTCAGCATAATATTCGGCCAGAGTGACCATCAGTTCAGATTCGGCCGGATAGCGGGTATACAAATCCCGTAAAATGGCAATGGCCTCACTGACAAACCCCTGGGAATAGAGGGCTGTGGCCAGCTCAAAACGTAATTCATCGGTCATGTCCCTATGATCTAACAGCTCATTTATGGCATTTAAGCCTTGGTCCACATCTCCCTGCTCCAATTGACGCAAGGCTCTTTCAGCCTTTTTTAAGATGACATCCATTTCCTTTCATCCTTTCTGCTCTTACTTACCTATAAGAAGTATATGTGAAAATAGTTAATCAAACAAAAAAAAGACCGCATATCGAAGTCTGTGTAAGGGCTTTCAATATGCGGCAAAGAAAATATTTATCAATGGATAGGAGTGGAGAGAAACCATACTGTGATTACTATTATACCCTCTCCACTCCTTTTGTCAAGCCTCTTTACTCAAAAAATTTAACTGAAACACCTAATTTTTTCAGCTCTTCATAAAACATCGGGCAGGTTTTGGACACACAACCTGGATTTTCAATCTTTATGCCAGGTACTTTTAAGCCAAGCAGGGCAAATGTCATCGCTTGCCGGTGATCATCATGGGGATCCAGTGTCGCTCCATGGGGCTCTCCCGGATACACAGTAAACCCATCCTCCTGCTCCTCTACCTGTATGCCCGTCTTGCGCAAGGCAGTACAAATTACGGCAATGCGGTCTGATTCATGATGGCGGATATGGGCGACATTGGTGACCCTGACAGGTGCGTCTGCAAAAGGAGCAAGCGCAGCGATGGTAATGGCTTGATCTGACATGGGTTTCATATCAACGGTAAAACCGCCTTTTAATTGGGCTGGGCCTGTCACCTGCAAATAGGTCTGTGTCTTTTCACACTGACAACCCATACGCTCCAGCACATCGATAAAATTGGCATCAGGCTGAAAAGAGGAATAGCCCACATTGGTGATGCGCACCGTTCCCTGTGTTAAGGCGGCGGCTGCCAAAAAATAACAAGCAGTAGACGCATCTGCCTCCAGCACAGCTGTTTGTCCCGTATAACCGCCTGGTTCTACTACAAAAGACCGATAGTGGTCATCATGTTCAACATGTGCTCCAAACTGGCGCATTAACTGAACGGTGATCCCCACATAGGCAGGCTGAACCAAACCATTCTCCACTTGAATCTGAACCGATCCAGCTGCCATCGGGCTGGCCAGGAGTAATCCGCTCAAAAACTGACTGGACACATGCCCTTCAATGCGAATCTCTCCACCTGTCAAGCCTGTTCCTTCAATAATCAAGGGAAGGCCTCCCGATTCACCTTGAACAGTAATCCTGGCTCCCAAATCCCCCAGTGCATCAATCAAGGGCCGCAAAGGACGTTTGCGCAATTGTTCAATGCCATCTACCACGTAGCGGCCGCCCCTTCCTGCCGCCAAAGCACCGGGTAGAAAACGGGCAATAGTACCGGCTGCCCCGATAAACAGCTGTGCTTCCTTGTTTGGCCAGTCCCCTTGTACACCCTGGATACGTACCTGATCCTCTTCCACGGAGACCGCCACCCCCAACCGGCGTAAGGCATCCAAACACCAATAGGAATCATCGCTCTTCAAAATGCCCGACAGGACGGACTCTCCCTTAGCCAAGGCAGCAATCACAATCGCACGGTTGGTAAAACTTTTGGAACCCGGCACCCTTAGACGGGCATCAACCGGCCGGTCAAGAGGCATCACTTCCGCCAAGCGGAAATGAGTGGCCTCTGACCATGGGGAACGTGAGCTCTTCTGTTGCACAAACATACCCCCTTTTGTTGACGATAAAGCTGTTATCCAAAAAAAAGGCTTGTCTAACTACGCTCTAGTCCCGGCGATAAACCGGAAAGTTTGCATCACGCAGCACTTTTTCTGCTTTTTCCAGATCACACTCATGCCGGAACGTTAAACGGAGAACACCCATAATATCCTCCCGTGTTTCCAATATAGCAATATTGGTGATGGAGATCTGATGGATCCCTAACAATGTTGTCACCTGCCCTATGACACCCGGATGGTCGGGAATGTCCACATAAAGATCATAGAAGCTGGGGATTGCCCCCCGTTTGGTGTCCGGCAGACCGTCACGCACTTCTTTGGCATGGCGGAAAAAGTGTTCAATTCTTTCTTCGTCACCCGAGTCAATCATGTCCAAGACGTGTTCCATCTGTTTGAGCCAGTCCTTCATTTGCTGCACAATAAACGAATGATTGCTTAAAACAATATCTCTCCACATCTTGGGATTGCTGGAGGCAATACGGGTGATGTCCCGGAACCCACCCGCAGCCAGCCGTAAGTACCATTCACTTTCTTGCTGATATTGATACACATGCTCCACAAGGGCAGAAGCAATGACATGGGGGAAATGACTGATTGCGCCCACTACCCTGTCATGCTCGTCCGGTTTCATTTCAACCACTTTGGCCCGGGTGGAGGCAAGCAATGCTTTCAGGCGTTGTGTGTAGGCATCCTCCGTCTCTTCCGAAGGGGTTAACACATAATAGGCATTTTCAAACAGGCGTTCTGTGGCTGCTTCCACCCCGGACTTATGGGAACCCGCCATGGGGTGCCCACCGATAAATACACCCTTTGACCGGGCTGACAATTCTTGAGCCCGCTGCACAATTTTCATTTTTGTACTGCCTACGTCGGTTACGATGGCATCTTCTTTTAATGCCGGAGAGAGCAAAATGGGCTCCAGCAAGTGGCACACAGACTGAACTGGGGTGCAAATGAAAACCACATCTGCCCCGGCAACAGCCTTATCCAGATCCGTGGTCCCGTGATCAATAACACCCAAGGCACGAGCCAACTGAAGCTGTGATTCTTTCAGATCATAGGCCTGTATGAACACCTCATTGGGATCATGTTTCTTGATGCTGAGGGCAATCGAACCTCCAATCAAGCCGATTCCAATAATGGCAATGCGCTTCATGACACGCTGTGCACCGTCTGACTAAGAAGGTGGATAATTTTCTCGTTTTG
This window of the Caldalkalibacillus uzonensis genome carries:
- a CDS encoding ReoY family proteolytic degradation factor; protein product: MKPLITNAEKKRFLEWFLQTYELQKREGAWLLTYMMSDDKLLGRVRFVDEIDVTERSIIMSTTCLDGVSFQFQKGKLLTTDVEKAFHDLRQHPHQTIQIKLNFKAAKTSPEYAAVREDGLMKKQKLPSNGLYALFAEMILDEAMYQYKKQQLYRQIDEALDQQDKNRFLQLSEQWMKLVSEHEE
- a CDS encoding tetratricopeptide repeat protein, with protein sequence MDVILKKAERALRQLEQGDVDQGLNAINELLDHRDMTDELRFELATALYSQGFVSEAIAILRDLYTRYPAESELMVTLAEYYAEDGQEDEALSHLREVPAEDDNYLRAVLLSAEISLRQGLTEVAEHKIRQAQSVYPEEKVLYQALGEIYYEQEEYALALLNFQKGTHTPLAKLADCYAHLGQLEEALTHYELALKQHRTPDVLFGAGFVAFRLKEWERAVNYFRDLLDIDPYYASAYVYLAQSYLKLNDIGQALATIEQGLRYDETNPQLFYLHGEVLLKQKKYEEAENALRYALELEPGHAQVLEALIQLSQETGDLRQCLAYLRQLLDISPERPDLWIEQGRLYEELEEWHEARDSYRQALTLVPDDVNVLNRLAYLLRDEGQLTEAVRLWKKSLVLQPDQWEIMDMIERYEQDMK
- the aroA gene encoding 3-phosphoshikimate 1-carboxyvinyltransferase — encoded protein: MFVQQKSSRSPWSEATHFRLAEVMPLDRPVDARLRVPGSKSFTNRAIVIAALAKGESVLSGILKSDDSYWCLDALRRLGVAVSVEEDQVRIQGVQGDWPNKEAQLFIGAAGTIARFLPGALAAGRGGRYVVDGIEQLRKRPLRPLIDALGDLGARITVQGESGGLPLIIEGTGLTGGEIRIEGHVSSQFLSGLLLASPMAAGSVQIQVENGLVQPAYVGITVQLMRQFGAHVEHDDHYRSFVVEPGGYTGQTAVLEADASTACYFLAAAALTQGTVRITNVGYSSFQPDANFIDVLERMGCQCEKTQTYLQVTGPAQLKGGFTVDMKPMSDQAITIAALAPFADAPVRVTNVAHIRHHESDRIAVICTALRKTGIQVEEQEDGFTVYPGEPHGATLDPHDDHRQAMTFALLGLKVPGIKIENPGCVSKTCPMFYEELKKLGVSVKFFE
- a CDS encoding prephenate dehydrogenase, encoding MKRIAIIGIGLIGGSIALSIKKHDPNEVFIQAYDLKESQLQLARALGVIDHGTTDLDKAVAGADVVFICTPVQSVCHLLEPILLSPALKEDAIVTDVGSTKMKIVQRAQELSARSKGVFIGGHPMAGSHKSGVEAATERLFENAYYVLTPSEETEDAYTQRLKALLASTRAKVVEMKPDEHDRVVGAISHFPHVIASALVEHVYQYQQESEWYLRLAAGGFRDITRIASSNPKMWRDIVLSNHSFIVQQMKDWLKQMEHVLDMIDSGDEERIEHFFRHAKEVRDGLPDTKRGAIPSFYDLYVDIPDHPGVIGQVTTLLGIHQISITNIAILETREDIMGVLRLTFRHECDLEKAEKVLRDANFPVYRRD